GCTCGGCATCATGCTTACGGTGCTACGCTACGTGGCCCTGGCAGGGATTATCCGGCTGACATTGCGGCTGATGACCCGTTTTGCCGGCGAGACATTCTGGCGGGTGCAGCGATTTTCGACGGACTGGCACGCGAATAACTTCGCCGGCGCCATCGTGCGTCGAATCACGCGCGGCATGTGGGCCGTGGATGTGATGGATGACATCCTGCTGCTGGAGATGCTCCCGGCCTTGCTGGTACTGGTTGGCTCATCACTCCTGCTCGGGCTGCATTGGCTCAACATGGGTGTGCTTGTGGCCGTTGGCGCTGTGGCGTATATCGCGGTCTCCATCGCGTTGTCGCTGTACTACGTCGCCCCGGCAGCACGGCTGTCGAATGCGCAGGACACACGGATCGGCGCATCCATGGCAGATGCGATCACATGCAACGCAGTCGTAAAGTCGTTCGGAGCCGAAAGGCGAGAGGATTTCCGGCTGGCGAAGGTCGTGGAGAAATGGCGCAGCCGTACCTCGCGCACCTGGATACGGGCAACACTCAACGGGAGTCTGCAGACACTTCTGTTGCAGGCATTGCGCACCGCGGTACTGCTCTATGCGGTATGGCTGTGGTGGCACGGACGAGCGACCGCCGGCGACGCAGCCTTCGTGTTGACGAGCTACTTCATCGTGCAGGCCTACCTGCGCGACATCGGACAGCACGTACGCAACCTGCAACGCGCCGCCAATGAGATGGAGGAAATGGTGGAGTTCCACTCGCATCCCCTCGGCGTAACAGATCACGCCGATGCAAAACCGATCCATGTGCGAGAGGGTGCGATCACCTATGACCGTGTGACCTTCCGCTATGGAATGCACACCGAAGCGCTCTTCCAGAATTTCTCCTTGAAGATCCGTGCCGGAGAACGTGTGGGACTTGTAGGTCATTCCGGATCCGGCAAGACCACGTTCGTGAAACTGCTACACCGCTTGTACGACGTGAATGGAGGAAAGATTGTCGTGGATGGCCAGGATACCTCTCGTGTGACACAGGAATCATTGCGTGCGCAGATGGCACTGGTGCCGCAGGAGCCGATTCTCTTTCATCGCACATTGGCGGAGAACATTGCCTATGGAAGACCGGACGCTTCGATGGAGGAGATCGAGCACGCAGCCCGGCTGGCCAACGCGCATGAGTTCATCCTGCGTCAGCCGAAGGGATATCACACCCTGGTAGGCGAACGCGGCGTGAAGCTCTCCGGCGGCGAGCGGCAGCGTGTCGCGCTGGCACGTGCATTTGTGGCGAACACTCCGGTGTTGGTGCTGGATGAAGCGACTTCAAGCCTGGATTCAGAGTCCGAGGCGCTGATTCAGGAAGCAATGGAACGCCTGATGGCGGGCCGCACGTCGATCGTGATCGCGCATCGGCTCTCAACCGTGCGAATGCTCGACCGGATTCTTGTCTTCGAGCGCGGAAGAGTCGTCGAAGAAGGAACGCACGAGGAGCTTGTACGACGTGACGGCGGCACATACAGAAGGCTGTTCGAACGACAGGCACTCGGCCTTGTAGTACACGATGAGGACACCACAGATGACGAGTCTGACTTCTCGGACAGCGTGGTGAGCTACTAATGGAGTATTCGGAATCCCATACTTCGGTCATTGATTTGCCAGGGTCTTGGACGGAGCGTATGGGATTCAAGCGAAGCTCGAACCGGGATAGACCGTGGGCTTTAGCCCACGGTCTATCCCTACGTAGAAATGGGCTTTAGCCCTGGGTCTTTTCTGTTGATCAGGAAAACGCCCAGGGCTAAAGCCCATTTACTTTCTATCCCTTATCAGCGGGCTGAAGCCCGCTGCTCCCACCAGCCGGGGCCGTTACTCGATGGAGAGCCGTGGACGCAACAATATGGTGGCCAAGCTGCTATCTTTCCAGAGTCATGAGAATGGACCGGCGGCAACTTCTTCAGTTACTCGCACTCTCCGGAGCAGGCGCTGCCACTGCACGTGGCTTCAGTGCTCCTGTCCGCAAGCGGCCCCCTAACATCGTCGTCATCCTGTCGGACGATGTCGGCTACGGCGACGTGGGCTGCTACGGTGCGAACGACGTAAAGACCCCCCACATTGATGAGTTGGCGAAGGATGGACTCCGGTTCACGAACGCACACTGTGATGCAGCGACCTGCACACCTTCCCGCTACGCGTTGCTCACCGGCAGTTACGCCTGGCGCAGAGATGGAATCCAGGTTCTCCCCGGCGATGCGAAGCTTCTGATCCACCCAGATCAACCAACCATCGCGTCAATCCTCAAGAAGGCCGGATATAGAACCGGACTCGTCGGCAAGTGGCACATCGGCCTGGGAAGCGGAACCATCGATTGGAATACTGCCATCGAGCCGGGACCGTGCGAGGTCGGCTTTGACGAAGCATTCTTCTTCGCGGCTACCGCAGACCGTGTACCCACGGTCTACATCCACGACCACAACGTCGTCGGGCTTGATCCCACGGACCCGATTAAGGTCTCGTACCGCGCTAAGATCGGAAATGAACCCACAGGCAAAGAGAATCCAGATCTTCTCAAGATGAAGCTGAGTGAAGGGCATGACGGTACCATCGTCGATGGCGTTAGCCGGATTGGATTCATGACCGGAGGAAAGTCAGCTCGCTGGACAGACGAGAACATGGCAGCAACCTTCACGGACAAAGCCGTCCAATTTATCGAGACTAATCGCGATCAGCCCTTCTTCCTGTACTTCACACCCAGCGACATTCACGTACCGCGCATGCCGAACGAGCAATTCGCTAACCAAAACACCTGTGGCATCCGGTGCGACGTGCTGAATGAACTCGATTGGAGCGTTGGACGCATCATCGACAAGCTCAAGAGCCTGCACCTTGAAGAAGACACGATCGTTATCTTCTCTTCCGACAACGGTCCGGTCGTGAACGATGGCTATGATGACGGGGCGGACCATCATACCGACAGCCACCCGCCCGCTGGGCCATGGCGTGGAGGCAAGTACACCATCACCGAAGGTGGCACACGCATCCCCTTCATCGTGCGTTGGAAAGGAAACGTAAAGCCCGGCGTCTCTGATGCGCTCATCAGTCAGTTGGATCTCACCGCGAGCCTGTCTGAGCTTGCCGGGACGCGAGTTCCTCAGAGCGCTGCGGGAGATAGCCAGAATGTACTGCCCGCACTGCTCGGTCGTTCAAAGATCGGGCGTCAATCTCTCGTCGAAGAAGCACAGTGTCTTGCATTGATCGAAGGCGACTGGAAACTGATCGACCGGGCGCAAAGGCCTGGAACCACTCCTCAACCAAAAGGCCGATATATTCCCGATACCATCCTGGGCGACGCTCCGCGAGAGACTCCGCCACAGTCGGCGATTGAGCTCTATAACCTAAAAGCTGATCCACACGAGATGCACAACGTTGCGGACCAACATCCTGAGATCGTGACAAGGATGAAACGAAAACTCGCAGATATTCGTTCGCGCCAGCCTCACTAAGCCGCGGTCGGGCGGATGTGATCTTCCCGTATCAAGGAGTCCAGGAATGCTTACACTCGCCAATCAGCGCTTTTGGACACGCAGGCTTCTAAGATCGCATCTCGAGGCCATTGGAATGGCGCCAGGCGATGCGGTGATGGTGCATGCTGCACTGCGCTCCGTTGGCCCGATGATTAATGGTCCAGACACACTGATCGACGCAATCCAGGATGTCGTTGGCCCGGACGGCACACTTCTCAGCTATGTTGACTGGAACCCGCAATATGAAGACGCAGCCGATTCGGAAGGACGAGTGCCAGAAGAGTTGAAAGCCGACATTCCTCCGTTCGACCCGAAACGCTCGCGGGCAAGCCGGGACTATGGCGCCTTCGCCGAGTTTGTTCGTACAAGTCCAGGCGCATTGAGGAGCGGAAATCCGGGCGCATCAATCGCCGCCATTGGCGGGAATGCCGCATGGTTCACCACGAATCATCCACTCCAATATGGCTACGGCGCGGGATCGCCCTTCGCCAGGCTGGTTGAGATCAGAGGCAAGGTTCTCATGGCAGGAGCTCCATTCGACACCATGAGTATTCTTCACCACGCCGAGCACATGGCTCACATACCCGGTAAGCGCATTCGCCGCATAGAGGTTCCACTGCTGATCAACGGCAAAACGGAATGGCGGATGATCGAGGAGTTCGATACCGCAGATCCTGTAGTTGAGGGACTCGACGAGAATTACTTTGCCGCGATCGTGGCGGAGTTCCTTACCGATGGACGCGGCAGTGCTGGGGCAATTGGTTCTGCATCTTCGATATTGGTCCCGGCCGCAGACATCGTCGCCTTTGCCGTTCAATGGCTAGAACAGCGATTTCCCGCGATGGAATCATAGTTCTGCATGTAGCGATTGAGATGTGGTACAAACTTGTTACTTCTGTGCTACATTCCAATATAGAGGTGCTGCAATGACGCAAACCACAATCAGCCGCAGCCTCAAAGCGGCCAAGCAAGTAAAGACATCTGCACGCCATGCTACGCGTAGCGGACGGGATGGCCGATTCGAAGATGCTCTCTCGATCGCCGGGCAGCAGGGCCTTCTCAGCGGCAGCCGCACCCTCACAGTCCGCGGCCGTATGCCATCCCTTCTAGTGGAACAGGCCAAGAAGAAAACCGGTATCCAATCCGATTCGAAGCTTCTCGAAGTTGCGCTCGCGAATATTGCCGTCGCCGATGATTACGCTGAGTGGCTGCTGGCGCAACGTGGCACTGTCAGCAGGGATCTGGACCTTGAGTTCTAAATCCGTTCTCGACCAATCACTTCGAAGGCTGAAACCCGAGAAGCATCGCAAATCGCTGACCTACCGCGACCGGGCCGTTCTACCGTTCCTTGCAGATCTGAAGCCGCCATTTCCCAAGCTTTTGCTGGACACGACGGTCTACGTTGACCTACTCCAGAACAAGCTTCCGGCCGAGGCCGACATCGCGTTGCGCGCTGGCAGCCTATGGCACTCGACCGTTAGTGAGGCAGAACTCGCGGCGCTCACAGGGCTCCTCGACCCTGCTCGGTCGGAAACGAAAACAGCTGTTGCTCAGATCGCAGCTTCGATCGATCGCTGGCCAACACACCGCATTCTGACTCCCGACCGTGAGATCTGGCGCGAAGCGGGCATTCTTGCGGGCCTAATAGCTCGTTTACAGCACTATAGACCCAACGAGCGGCGCAAAGCGCTGAACGACGCGCTCACCTTCCTGACCGGCATCAGATACGGATGCGCCATACTCACCCGCAACATCACAGACTTCGATCTGCTGATGCAGCTTGATTCACGAGGACAGGTACTCTTCTACGACCAGATCTGAGGCTGCTGCATTCTCTGGGTAAATATCACCTTCAAGAGAAATCGTCTGTTAGACGAGATCGATAGCCACCACCTCATGTAGCGCGATGGATGGCACCTCCAACCGGACAAAGCCTCCCTCATTCCTATAGTTCGGCTTCGTCCCTGCAACCAGCAGTTGCACCTGTTTCACTTTGCGGCCGGCTGGGATTTGCACTCTAACCTTTTGCGCAGAGATTGGGATGATCTCACGTACCGGACCTTTCATCATCATGGGGTTGGTCAGGTTCACCAGGTGTGCGGCGATGGAGCTCTTCTGCTCCCAGACGGAAACATCCAACACGCCCTTACCCTCGACCGTCAGCGGAGCGGGTTCATCCGTTGCCCAGAGCACGGCATTGCGAAGCAGCCTGGCCTGATCGAAGTTCAGCGTCTCCCAGAAGGTTCGATCGATGTCACCCGGCAGATAGACGACACGTCCCTTGCCTACCTGACGAGCGACGGCGCCGGGCTGTCCAGCCGGCGCATCGTTGCGGGGAAAGACCTCTTCCATCGGAAGGTCTGGATAGGTGGGGACCACCTGCAAGGGATACGTTCCTTCTCCGGCCGGCGTGACCGATACCTGATTCACAGCGTTGATGATGCGTACGGCGTTTTCGAGATCGTGCAGCAGAGGATGATATTGCCCCGATGAGTCTTTCTTCAGGCTCAGGTAAGAGTTCTTCATCTGGCCTTCAACCTTGCCTGCGTAATTGACGCCGAAGAGAGAGGCCAGCCCAAAGTTTGGCTGGCGAACACCCCATTCGTTATACAGCGAGGTCTCATACGTAGCGATCAGGCTGCCGCCATCTCGCACAAACGCCTCAAGCTGTTTGCACTGCTCCGTCGAGAGCGCCGCGATATTCGGAAGGATAAGCGTGCGGAATGGACGGATGTGCTCAGAGTCGAGCAAATGGTCATGGACCATCTCAAATGGAATACGCGCCTCGACGAGTGCCTGATAAAAACCCAGACCTGCGTCCTCGACCTTGGTACGTGCCTCGTCGCCTCCGTAGTACGTTGCAGTCTGTTGAGAGTACACAAGACCGACCCTGGCGAGCGGCCGCTCGTTACGCAAGTAGATCTCGTTCGCTGCGTGCCACTTGTAGATCTCTTCCACGACGGGCATCCAGCGCGGATCGATTATCTTGCAGTCAAACTTCGTGAACCATGGGCGGAGGTCATGCGCGATGCCATCCGCAACCCACATCCGTATCTCGTCGTCACTCTGTACGGAATCTTTCCAGCGGTATTTGTCCTCCAGCCCCATGCTGAAGATACCGACGATCGCTTTGCGGCCCAGCGTGGCACGGTACTCTTTACCGTTCTTCCCGTTGGCCCAAGGAGGTATCAGGCCTGACCGCCCCTGGCGATCTGCGAAGAGCGTTGGAGCCAGCTCGCCGACCGTCTTCATATCGAGCTCGCTCAAAGCGCCGCCGCCTGCGTTGGCAATGTAACTTGCGTTGGGATTGATGCTTTGGATCCTTCCATTCCATAGCCGCCAAAGCTCAAAGAGCCGTTGCTGCCTCCAGAGGATGTATTGCCGCCGCGATGGATCCTGCGGATTGTGCGTGCGAGGAAGCGCCATACCGCTGAAAGCCTGGAAGTTCTTCTGGCAATGCTCGCAGTAGCACATGCCCAACCCAGCCCATCGATTGGTGAAGATGCCTCCGGTCATGTACTTCGTCATGATCTCTTCGTGAACTGCGGTCATGAAGTCGAAGTTGTACGGACCCAGGGCGCAGGTCAGCCAGAAGTCTTTATCAGACGGATGACGGACCTTATCTCCGTTCGCATCCACCATGATCCAATCCGGATGCGCGTCATAGACGTCCTGATGGCAGGCATGCGCATCTGTCCGTGCAACAACAACCATGCCAAGCGCCCGGCAACTCTTCTGCAGATCACCAAAGGTATCCATATCGCCAAGCCACTTGCTGCGATAGTGAAAAGGAACCTGTGTGGGATAGAACGCAACAGCTCCGCCGGCGTTCAGAGTCACCGCATCGATGCGCAGACGCTTGAAGTAGTCCAACCAGAACTGGGGATCGTAGTTGCCTGGATCATCCTCAGCAAAACCGATCTGAGCCCATCGCATGGGTTTGTCGTACCAACCGCTTTGCGGTCCATCTAAAGGGGGTTGCGACCATAGACGAATGCCTGGCTCAAATAGACTGGCGGCTGTAACAGAGGCTGTATATCCCAAAAATGTGCGACGACTGGTTGTCATCTCTTCGACTCTTCACCCTTCCTGCCACCGTTCAGGCAACCGTTGGTTTTAGAGCATTTCTCCTGCTGCTGGGTATCCCGTGAGGAGCGTGCAGCGGCGTTTTCATTGCGGAAAACGCCCAACGATGTACAAGCCCCCCACACTACACCTACAGGAGAAATGCTCTAGCGCAATGCAATGACAGCTGCATCCCTCGCCGGCACGCTGACAACTACCTGTTGTCCTGTGAGCTTGATGCTGAGGTTTCCCCACTTATCCTCAGCCGCGGAAAACGTACCAAGTTCCGGAGCGAGCGCAACCGAAACTGCACGCGACGTCCTGGTTGGATTTGTTATCCACAGGTAGGTCCCACCAGCGCCCTGATGCACACGCGCCTGCACTTCGTCGTCGGCAAGGGTCACCCTTGGAGTGATGCCGGCCGTTTTAAGGAAGCCGGCAAACAACGTCCGGGCTTCCTTGCCATGGTGCAGGTAATAACCGCCCCCAGGAAAAGATCCCATCAGCAGTGTGCGTCCTTTGCCCGTCTGGTTCTCGATAGCGGCAATCGTTCCGCTTGGATAATGGCCTACAGCTTTGCCGCTGCCCTTCGTCTCATACTCCTGGAAGAAGTAACGGCCATCGATGGTGTTGCCGTTGACCTCCATCTTCAGATGATCATGGATGTCGGCTAAGAACTCGACGTATGTCTCGCGCGCGCCGAAGAGCTCATCCAGTCCATAGTTCGGCTGCACCTGCCCAACGTGGCCATGCTCACCGAAATAAGCCGGAAGTCCCTCGCAGACCAGCGTGCCGCCCTTCGTGACGTACTCCTTCAATTTGCCGACAGTCTCCGGATGCATCATGACCGGGTAGGCCAGATAAATCAGCTCGTACTCATCGATATGCTCGAGCGCCACGAAATCCGGCTGGATGTTCTGATCGAAGAAGGCCTGATACGCGCCACGCATCGACTCCGCATAGAAGTCCGTCGAGAGCTGCTGGACATAGTTAAAGAGCTCTGCCTCCGGAACGAAGAGCAGGCCGACATCTCCGCGCACGGGCCGTGACTTCCAGATCTCCGGATGAGCATTGGCCCAGCTCAGAGTCTTTCCGGCCATCTCCGCGCGAGGCGTCACAGAGCCGTCCATGCCAATGGACCCGAATGCGCCGAAGAGCGGGCCGTCCAGCAGAGGACGATAACGGCAGTACAGCAGTCCTCTGGCTCCGCCCGCGAACGAGATCATATTCCAGATCCGCACATCTTCCGGCTCTGTAACGCGACCATCTTCTCTCGGCTTGCCGATCAATTGTGGCTGCATCCATAGCGGTCCGCCCTGTGCCTCGGCATGCCAGAACGGCTTGCCCCGCGCGCCTGCCCGCGTCAGGTCGAAGGATTGCCACTGACGCCAGGACTCCGTACCATGACGCGACTGCACCCAGGTCAGGCCGTAGACATCAACGCGTTTGGCAGCCATCCATTCGTTGTGCACAGCGGAAGGATAGCTCTCCAGCGTCCCGGCTACGCCGTGACACGTGACCAGATGTTTGGGATCGAGCTTGCGATAAAGCTGAATGCGCCAGTCAAACAGGTCGTAGGCGTTATCGATGCGATGTTGCAGCCAATCCAGGCTCTCTGGATAGCCTGAAAAATCACGAGGGGGCTCAATGTCCTCCCACTCCGCGAAGCTGGGACGATGCCAGGTCTTGCAGACTTTGTCCAAGGAACCGTACTTCGTCTTGAGCCACTGCTGCAGCTTCTTCTTACTCGCATCACAGAAGCAGTTTGTCTTGCCGGGGCGGCCACCGTTGTAAGTGGTCTCATTCCACAAGTCATATCCCAGCAGCGCAGGATGGTTGTGATAGTGCTCGATCAATCGGGTGTGGAAGTTCTCTGCCAGCGCTTTCACTTCAGGATTATCGAGACACAAACCAGGAAACCCGCCGACGCCGCTGCTGGCCGACACACTACTATGCGTAATTGAATCATCGCTCGCCTTGTAGCGAGCATTTGGAAACTTGCGGAAGGCCCACTCAGGCGCGGCAGTGTCGAGTGTCGCGATGATGACCTTGATATTGTTCTGCGCGGCAAGGTCCATCATCCTGTCATAGTCGGCCCAATCCCATTTGCCAGGAGCCACCTCAAGCGCCGACCACATGAACCAGTGGCGAAAGGTGTTCATGCCGAGCCGCGAAGCCGTCTGATGATCGCGCTCCCAATCCTCCGTAGGAGGATTGGACTTCCGAAAGTAGACACCGCCGGCGGGAAACACCGATCCCATATCCACCTCAGTCGCTGGTACTGCAGGCGCCGGGTTGACCTCATGCCCTATGAATGCGCCAAGAATGGGTTGAGAGTGACCAGTGGCGGATGACGCGGTGATCATCGCGGTAGAAAGGAGGAAGTCGCGCCGGGTGATTTCGTTACGATCGTCTATCACGGTTGCTCCAAGGGTGTGTGATCACGGTTGAGCGATAGCGGCCCCACTGTAGCATCCCTGCGCAAAGAAGGGCGAACCGACCGCGAATCCGCGCGCGTGCAAACGCACGTCGCCCACCTCTAAGAGCACGAACGAAGTATCTCTATTTTCATTGGGATAGTAGAAAGTGACGTTCAGACCGATGCCCCTCTCACGAGGGGCATCGGTCTTTGCAGATGAAAATCAAAAGCTTGTTAGAAGTTGATCTTCAGCGCGAACTGACCGAAGCGGCGTTCGTCGTTGGCTCCACTGTTGTTGCCGATGCCGCCCTTGGAGGCTGTGATCGGCAGAGGATCTCCAGGGTCGACGTTGGCAACATCATTCAGGCCTTGTTGGATAAAGAGATTGTGATGGTTGAGAAGATCGAAGCCTTCTGCACGGAACTCGATGTTGACCTTCTCATGAATGGGGAAGGTCTTGCTGACAGATGCATCGAAGGTCCATGCGCCAGGTCCGCGGAAGCTGTTCCGGGCGACCATGGTCGCAGGGAATGGGCCCCAATCGGAGATCCCGCCCAGCGCAGGATTACCGAATGTGACGGCTGGCGGAAGGTTGCCGATGACGTAGCTGTTCAGTCCGCCGCCATTCTGGCCATTCGGGATTGATTTGAAGGTGCGTTGTGGGACCGCGCCGGCGCGTGGCGTATAACGCGCGACTTGATAGCCGCTGTTATTGTTCGTACTGTCGAAGTAGCTGAACGGCGTACCCGTCCGGACGGTATAGATGCCCGTTACCTGCCAGCCGCCAACTGTCTGTGCCATGAAACGATTGCCCTTGGCAAAGGAAGGCGTCCGGAAGATGGGGGCGACCACCAGACGATGACGGATATCGAGATCGCCGTTGCCCCGATCGAAACCTGGATTGAATGGCTGCAGATATCCAAGCGCGAACGCGTTGTTGGTCTCAGAGAACGTTGTGCTCAGATCGTCGATCTGATGCGCGAGCGTGTAATTTGCCACCAGGCTCAACCCCGAGTTATGGAGATTTGTACTTTGGAACTGGATGTTCATTGCCTCGTAGTACGAGTCGCCATTGGAACCCCGGTTGTTGATGTTGGAGTACTGGTTCGTCAGCCTTGTGAGCCCTGTGTTCCCACTGCTATCTGATCTTGGGTCGCCAAGCAGCACATTGCCCGAACCGAGAGCATTGATGTTCTTGATGTCATACAGATGGAGCCCGCGAGCGCCGGCATACTGCAGCGAGAGCATCGTATTGCGTGCCAGCTGCTGCTCCAGTGCCGCATCCCAGAACTGCGTCTGCGCCGTGCGGATGTTTTGATCCACATGCCGCAGGCTGGTGGGTGGCAGCGGAACACTACCCGAAGCTCCCCCAAGTGGGCCGGCATTCGAGCTAGTGATCCGCGTATTGTTGACTACAACAACCGCATAGTTCGGAGGATTCTGAATCACGTTGAAGGTGACATTGCCGAAGTTCCGTTCGTAGCTGATGCCGAAGCCGCCACGAATTGAAGTCCTGCCTGTCCCAAATACGTCAAGCGCAAAACCGACACGCGGCGAAACCGTGCCCCACTGCGGATTCCATAGTCCTCCGATAGGGCTCTTTGGAGTGGTAAATACCTGACCATTGCGAATGCCCTGGAAGAGGTTTCCCGAGCCATAGTAGAAGTTCGACTCCAGATCCTTCTTGTTGTTGTGCTGCACGCCATAGTGCTCATAACGCACACCATAGTTCACGGTAAACCGCGGCGTCAGCTTGTATGAGTCCTGCGCATAAACAGCCCAGTCGTGGAAACGATTGCTGCGCGCAAAGTTGGGTTGGGTTGCCGGCAGGTTAATGGAGCAGGCTGCAGTCCGCGTCAGCGCGCCTGTATAGGGGTTGCGCACGCAGGGCAGTGCACCGTTCGGGCTCACCGCGGCCTGGAACTGGAACAGATCGCCGGTGACAAGATTCTGCAGTCCGGCCGTGCGATTGACGCCAACCTGCTCTGAGGCCTGCGCATACGCACCATAGGCGTTATTGGCCTGCAGGTAGAGATACTGTCCACCAAACTGCATGGAATGCTTTCCCTTCAGAACGTTTAAATCCTGATTGATCTGGATCGTGTTTTGCGGTCCGCCGAACGGAAGGCCGCCGTTCGCTGGGTTGAAGTCATAAAATCCCGGCAGTTGGATAAACGTGCTCGTCTTCGGCAACTGGGCATTCACTGAAACGATCAGCGTTGGGACGTTCTGTAATTTCGTGTCATAGGTTACGGGAGCATTGAACCTGCTGAAGCTGAGCTTTGTGCTCGAGACCAGGGCGGGATTGAACTCGTGCGATGCGCTCAGGAGATAGGCCCGGGCCCTGGTGGCGGCGCCTACGTTGTATTGCGAGTAAGGCGACGCGAATGCTGTACCGTTTGCATCTGTCTCCTCATAGTCTGCATAGCGGAAGAACATCCGGGTGCGATCGCTCGGGTTGAAGTCCGCCCGCCCGACGATGTTATAGGTGTTTTGAGGAACACTGCCGCCGGCGTTGATCGGCGCGGTATACGCGACGACGCCGAAAGCCGGGGTGCTGGCCGGAATCCCTGTGATCCCAAGGTCACCCGCGGTGTAAGTCTTCGTGAAATTGAAGTTCTTCCCTCCGGCGTAAGCCGTAAAGAAGGCTTGCGTGTTTGCTGCCGAAAGCGCAAGAAACTGAGGCGTGGGAACCCCGGCAAAGGCGATGCCGGAACTGCGCACCCGGATCCACTCAGTGCTGCCGAAGAAGAACAGCTTATCTTTGACAACCGGTCCACCCACCGCAAAGCCAAACTGATTACGGGTGTACTTGCCCCTGGGCTGACCCGCCTGTGCATTCAACACTGTATTCGCTGTGTAGGCGGAAAGACGGTTGAACTCCCACAGACTGCCGTGGAATGCATTGGTTCCGCTCTTCGTTGTCACGTTGACGATTCCACCCGATGCTCGACCATACTGGGGCTCAAAATTGGAGGTCTGTACACGAAATTCCTGCGTTGCATCGATCGGCACATAGACTCCTATGCCATCCGTGAAGACGCTGATGTTTTCAACGCCATCCAGAAGAATCTCAGTACCGCTGGACCGCTGTCCGTTCACATTGAATCCGACGCCGCGCGTGGTCGCATTCTGCGAGTTTCCACTCGACCCGCCTGAAACGCCCCTGGAATCGCCACTGTTTGTGCTGTCGCCGGCGGACACGTTGCCTGCGAGCGCCACAAAGTCATAGGGGTTGCGTGTAAGACTCGGCATTTGCGAGACCTGGGTTGCGTTGACGATCTGCGACAACTCCTGTGACTGCGTGTTTACCTGTGCGCCCCCCTCAGCGGTCACCTCTACGGTGCTGATGGCTTGCGTCACCGATAACTT
This genomic window from Terriglobus albidus contains:
- a CDS encoding beta-galactosidase, giving the protein MIDDRNEITRRDFLLSTAMITASSATGHSQPILGAFIGHEVNPAPAVPATEVDMGSVFPAGGVYFRKSNPPTEDWERDHQTASRLGMNTFRHWFMWSALEVAPGKWDWADYDRMMDLAAQNNIKVIIATLDTAAPEWAFRKFPNARYKASDDSITHSSVSASSGVGGFPGLCLDNPEVKALAENFHTRLIEHYHNHPALLGYDLWNETTYNGGRPGKTNCFCDASKKKLQQWLKTKYGSLDKVCKTWHRPSFAEWEDIEPPRDFSGYPESLDWLQHRIDNAYDLFDWRIQLYRKLDPKHLVTCHGVAGTLESYPSAVHNEWMAAKRVDVYGLTWVQSRHGTESWRQWQSFDLTRAGARGKPFWHAEAQGGPLWMQPQLIGKPREDGRVTEPEDVRIWNMISFAGGARGLLYCRYRPLLDGPLFGAFGSIGMDGSVTPRAEMAGKTLSWANAHPEIWKSRPVRGDVGLLFVPEAELFNYVQQLSTDFYAESMRGAYQAFFDQNIQPDFVALEHIDEYELIYLAYPVMMHPETVGKLKEYVTKGGTLVCEGLPAYFGEHGHVGQVQPNYGLDELFGARETYVEFLADIHDHLKMEVNGNTIDGRYFFQEYETKGSGKAVGHYPSGTIAAIENQTGKGRTLLMGSFPGGGYYLHHGKEARTLFAGFLKTAGITPRVTLADDEVQARVHQGAGGTYLWITNPTRTSRAVSVALAPELGTFSAAEDKWGNLSIKLTGQQVVVSVPARDAAVIALR
- a CDS encoding TonB-dependent receptor, producing the protein MKSLVSLLNKIIFLLGVATFILALTNQSAYAQETGQISGTVSDPTSAVVPNAAVTITNLGTNAVRSATTNSDGTFVVTGLQPTTYEVAIKASGFQAYTARVEVTVAAKVTVDAKLSVTQAISTVEVTAEGGAQVNTQSQELSQIVNATQVSQMPSLTRNPYDFVALAGNVSAGDSTNSGDSRGVSGGSSGNSQNATTRGVGFNVNGQRSSGTEILLDGVENISVFTDGIGVYVPIDATQEFRVQTSNFEPQYGRASGGIVNVTTKSGTNAFHGSLWEFNRLSAYTANTVLNAQAGQPRGKYTRNQFGFAVGGPVVKDKLFFFGSTEWIRVRSSGIAFAGVPTPQFLALSAANTQAFFTAYAGGKNFNFTKTYTAGDLGITGIPASTPAFGVVAYTAPINAGGSVPQNTYNIVGRADFNPSDRTRMFFRYADYEETDANGTAFASPYSQYNVGAATRARAYLLSASHEFNPALVSSTKLSFSRFNAPVTYDTKLQNVPTLIVSVNAQLPKTSTFIQLPGFYDFNPANGGLPFGGPQNTIQINQDLNVLKGKHSMQFGGQYLYLQANNAYGAYAQASEQVGVNRTAGLQNLVTGDLFQFQAAVSPNGALPCVRNPYTGALTRTAACSINLPATQPNFARSNRFHDWAVYAQDSYKLTPRFTVNYGVRYEHYGVQHNNKKDLESNFYYGSGNLFQGIRNGQVFTTPKSPIGGLWNPQWGTVSPRVGFALDVFGTGRTSIRGGFGISYERNFGNVTFNVIQNPPNYAVVVVNNTRITSSNAGPLGGASGSVPLPPTSLRHVDQNIRTAQTQFWDAALEQQLARNTMLSLQYAGARGLHLYDIKNINALGSGNVLLGDPRSDSSGNTGLTRLTNQYSNINNRGSNGDSYYEAMNIQFQSTNLHNSGLSLVANYTLAHQIDDLSTTFSETNNAFALGYLQPFNPGFDRGNGDLDIRHRLVVAPIFRTPSFAKGNRFMAQTVGGWQVTGIYTVRTGTPFSYFDSTNNNSGYQVARYTPRAGAVPQRTFKSIPNGQNGGGLNSYVIGNLPPAVTFGNPALGGISDWGPFPATMVARNSFRGPGAWTFDASVSKTFPIHEKVNIEFRAEGFDLLNHHNLFIQQGLNDVANVDPGDPLPITASKGGIGNNSGANDERRFGQFALKINF